One window from the genome of Desulfuromonas acetoxidans DSM 684 encodes:
- a CDS encoding beta-ketoacyl synthase N-terminal-like domain-containing protein, translating to MNPYRIAGFGWVSSYGFGRGFSSGFSGFGPGTLPQLQRQDLFDKPDRRFGRMDPFSRLGLAGITLALQDAGMDHWQEKRPVAILAETYSGCLETDCDYFTTVIPEHGALASPQLFAYTLSNTFLGEAALRFGLTGCCEVVNSCRPDGLAVVDNALDLLDNGEAEAVVVGFCDLDSYGVLQAPGSLFLVVDKSAPSAQLTLTREASGALSLSGQPIACAMALVARLKS from the coding sequence ATGAACCCCTATCGTATTGCCGGATTCGGCTGGGTGAGCAGTTATGGTTTCGGTCGCGGTTTCAGCAGTGGTTTTTCCGGATTTGGTCCCGGTACGTTACCGCAACTGCAGCGCCAGGATCTGTTTGATAAACCGGACCGCCGTTTTGGACGGATGGACCCGTTTTCGCGGCTGGGTCTGGCCGGCATTACTCTGGCCCTGCAGGATGCCGGTATGGACCACTGGCAGGAGAAACGACCGGTGGCCATTTTGGCGGAAACCTACAGCGGCTGTCTGGAGACCGATTGCGACTATTTTACCACGGTGATTCCCGAGCATGGTGCTCTGGCCAGTCCGCAACTGTTTGCCTATACCTTGTCCAACACCTTTCTTGGTGAAGCGGCTTTGCGTTTTGGATTAACCGGATGCTGTGAGGTGGTTAACAGTTGCCGTCCAGACGGTTTGGCCGTGGTGGACAATGCGCTTGATCTGCTGGATAACGGTGAGGCCGAAGCCGTGGTGGTCGGGTTTTGTGATCTGGATAGCTACGGCGTGTTGCAGGCACCTGGTAGCCTGTTTCTGGTGGTGGATAAATCGGCACCTTCTGCACAATTGACCCTGACACGTGAGGCGTCTGGTGCCTTGTCCCTGTCCGGACAGCCCATTGCCTGTGCCATGGCGTTGGTCGCACGGTTAAAGTCGTGA
- a CDS encoding beta-ketoacyl-[acyl-carrier-protein] synthase family protein — MKNVVITHGSAVTGLGTSLDATWEALNDGRSAIAEVDRFNTDHYLAKVAACVPDLAADATGSRLYPLLDQVLAQLPQLPQETRLFTATTKGAIDLLEQGQRDGREAAQLQASLPVTMTRWVADKLGSADPGQNVNAACASSTQAIARGAALIAHGRANCVVVVCADLVSEFVLSGFSALQALSRLPSRPFDVERSGLTLGEGAAAVVLMDEDTALRHGLPTDIHLCGWGIANDANHITAPARDGCGLILAVEQALTCAGLAADDVAAISAHGTGTVYNDMMELTAFNQLFGDRHLPINSIKGALGHTLGAAGGLEVALALPALRRRSLPPTCGLEQAEPLAGERVKNVPQPFRGDVLLSTNSGFGGVNAALLLKRRDG; from the coding sequence GTGAAAAACGTTGTGATTACCCACGGCAGCGCCGTGACCGGCTTGGGAACGTCCCTTGATGCCACGTGGGAGGCTTTGAACGACGGGCGCTCGGCAATCGCCGAGGTGGACCGGTTTAATACCGACCATTATCTCGCCAAGGTGGCAGCCTGTGTCCCGGACCTGGCCGCCGATGCCACTGGCTCACGGCTGTATCCGCTGCTCGATCAGGTGCTTGCTCAACTGCCGCAGTTGCCGCAAGAGACCCGTCTGTTTACCGCAACCACCAAAGGGGCGATTGACCTGTTGGAGCAGGGCCAGCGCGATGGCCGCGAAGCCGCGCAACTGCAAGCCAGTTTGCCGGTGACCATGACCCGCTGGGTGGCGGATAAGCTGGGCAGCGCTGATCCGGGGCAGAATGTCAATGCCGCCTGTGCGTCATCCACTCAGGCCATCGCCCGTGGCGCTGCGTTGATTGCCCACGGCCGGGCCAACTGTGTTGTGGTGGTGTGTGCCGACCTGGTCAGTGAGTTTGTCTTGTCCGGGTTTTCGGCGTTACAGGCGTTGTCGCGTTTGCCGAGTCGACCGTTTGACGTTGAACGCAGTGGTTTGACCCTGGGAGAAGGAGCGGCGGCCGTGGTGTTGATGGATGAGGATACTGCCCTCCGACATGGTCTGCCCACGGATATCCACTTGTGTGGCTGGGGCATTGCCAATGATGCCAACCATATTACCGCTCCGGCCCGTGACGGCTGTGGACTGATCCTTGCGGTGGAACAGGCGCTAACGTGCGCCGGACTGGCTGCGGATGATGTGGCGGCCATCAGCGCCCACGGTACCGGCACGGTGTACAACGATATGATGGAGTTGACCGCTTTTAATCAGTTGTTTGGTGACCGGCATCTGCCGATCAATTCCATTAAAGGAGCCCTCGGTCATACCCTGGGGGCCGCCGGTGGTCTGGAAGTGGCTCTGGCGTTGCCTGCATTGCGCCGACGCAGTTTACCGCCCACCTGTGGCCTGGAACAGGCTGAACCGCTGGCCGGTGAACGGGTGAAGAATGTGCCGCAACCATTCCGTGGCGATGTGTTGTTGTCGACCAATTCCGGTTTTGGCGGTGTCAATGCCGCGCTGTTGCTGAAACGGAGGGACGGATGA
- a CDS encoding acyl-CoA thioesterase encodes MAKKGWFPVIEQAPAPLTLTVKRHVRFEEVDAVGIVWHGRYPSYFEDARVALGAHYGLGYMDFYAQGVVAPIKKLHIDYVQPLRFEEWFTIEGLWHWTEAARLNFEFILRNEQQQVVTRGYSVQMLLDTDHNILVVPPPFYQDFLRRWKEGTL; translated from the coding sequence ATGGCAAAAAAAGGGTGGTTTCCAGTAATCGAACAGGCACCAGCTCCGCTGACGTTGACTGTTAAACGTCACGTCCGTTTTGAAGAAGTGGATGCGGTAGGCATTGTCTGGCATGGCCGATATCCGAGCTATTTTGAAGATGCTCGCGTTGCTCTCGGAGCGCATTACGGTTTGGGCTATATGGATTTCTATGCTCAAGGCGTTGTCGCACCAATTAAGAAATTGCACATTGATTATGTTCAGCCGTTGCGTTTTGAGGAGTGGTTTACCATCGAAGGTTTGTGGCACTGGACGGAAGCGGCGCGGTTGAACTTTGAATTTATTCTACGCAATGAACAACAACAGGTGGTCACACGTGGTTACAGTGTCCAGATGTTGTTGGATACCGATCATAATATTCTGGTGGTGCCACCACCGTTTTATCAGGATTTTTTACGTCGCTGGAAAGAGGGAACCCTGTGA
- a CDS encoding 3-hydroxyacyl-ACP dehydratase FabZ family protein → MTSPVRNEILHSSCTDLRIEQDTAEQSFVLSEAFIGFSGHFPGYPIVPGVIQVLMAQIVAEQAGLVSQSPQAMQRAKFHRQLRPQERIVVRCTAKTVRGKSVIDAALLVDDELASTFWLTLA, encoded by the coding sequence ATGACCAGTCCGGTACGCAATGAAATACTCCATTCAAGCTGCACTGACCTGCGCATCGAACAGGACACGGCGGAGCAAAGCTTTGTTCTCAGTGAGGCGTTTATCGGTTTTAGCGGCCACTTTCCCGGCTATCCGATTGTGCCGGGAGTGATCCAGGTCCTGATGGCGCAGATTGTTGCCGAACAGGCTGGTCTCGTCTCCCAATCGCCGCAGGCCATGCAACGGGCCAAGTTCCATCGGCAGTTGCGTCCACAGGAGCGCATTGTCGTGCGGTGTACGGCCAAAACGGTGCGTGGCAAGTCGGTGATTGATGCGGCGTTGCTGGTTGATGATGAACTGGCATCGACGTTCTGGCTGACGCTGGCGTAG
- a CDS encoding DUF3261 domain-containing protein, protein MKRYALIALLLAVVLTACGRPTLPPHSGAVSEGLSPLQLVTQHWLSGTQRYLCRQSGVLKLSWREIPLQGVLRIDCAAHEARLVAMDSMGVKLFDVTVTGEDMSLNYLLPLLEEHPQLPKVVAQSVRRIFLTPQPQAGDRLLPRCDGQPYRLVSNVQSGAEFTFGGDPIRLQTTRVATDDENWQVDYFNDSDSAMLRTPTMIVLDDKNYRLTLWMEAVRKL, encoded by the coding sequence ATGAAGCGTTACGCCCTGATTGCTCTGTTGCTCGCTGTGGTTCTGACCGCCTGCGGTCGTCCCACGTTACCTCCCCATTCGGGAGCGGTCAGTGAAGGCCTAAGTCCGTTACAACTGGTGACTCAGCATTGGTTGAGCGGCACGCAGCGTTATTTGTGTCGGCAAAGTGGTGTGCTGAAACTGTCTTGGCGGGAGATCCCATTGCAGGGTGTGTTGCGTATCGACTGTGCTGCGCATGAGGCGCGTTTGGTGGCCATGGACAGCATGGGAGTGAAATTGTTTGATGTGACCGTGACCGGCGAGGATATGTCCCTGAACTATCTTTTGCCGTTGTTGGAAGAACATCCGCAATTGCCCAAGGTCGTGGCCCAAAGTGTCCGGCGGATTTTCTTAACACCGCAGCCCCAGGCAGGCGATCGCTTGCTGCCGCGTTGTGACGGTCAGCCGTATCGACTGGTTTCTAATGTACAAAGCGGAGCAGAGTTTACGTTTGGCGGTGATCCGATCCGTTTGCAGACCACCCGTGTTGCGACAGACGATGAAAACTGGCAAGTGGATTATTTCAATGACTCTGATTCCGCAATGTTGCGGACACCGACGATGATTGTGCTTGACGATAAAAACTACCGTTTGACCCTGTGGATGGAGGCGGTGCGAAAGCTATGA
- a CDS encoding MMPL family transporter codes for MISVLFNYFQGHRRLLFVVYGLFVVVSFALLMRLTPQETIDAMLPDATGSTVRDDFTWLQRAPFARKVFIDLEVSDPQQQAILKAGGKALAVALEERLQTTVTDGPPIQQQATLLSHLSEALPRLVTEEDLQVIAKRLADDAIMTERLVQIKSQLMTPQGWWTKGQLQRDPLQLWQLSADHLRDLNPFAGAGGEHGAFVSRDGRHRLLMVDTTVEIGDVTASRRLLSEIDTAILETLPPEVTATVVSGHRYTVANADTVQRDIRVVFSVASVAILLIFMVLLRNVRALWVFFLPASVLGIAAFMVTVWFPQLSGITLGFGAVLLGITVDFTLHVFFALRSGGAPLGALQRLTRPLVGSALTSFMAFSVLLYSTLPGQRQLAVFSMTAIAAALLLALVVMPHLCGIASGAMARSRHEAVRHHPRAAWIWLVVVMVAAFGCSRLTFDGDLRRLSVQTAALSHGEALMKQVWGDVRSRTLIFSQGNTEHDALAVNARVAELIASQQSSASLVSLATLLPTEQHQQQSLFRWQDFWQQHQPQWQRFFELAQQQGFSATAFESFDTALSQPSPLLNLPFWQQAGLGTVIEGLLVTDLPQGTAVVSLLDTGKAGEERALELDSRLEQIPGVVVVDQSQFRQQLSAQVGHDFITFILRAMAVVVVVLAVWYRRLSRMVLALLPVLGGLVVMFGVMGWLGLAFNLFNVIAAILIIGLGVDYGIFMVNRCQYGSGMHTDKAVLVSALTTLAGFGSLALARHPAMSSMGLTVLFGISAAVLTALLVVPTVYAHWCSTSPKGGSS; via the coding sequence ATGATCTCGGTACTTTTTAACTATTTTCAGGGCCACCGACGGTTGCTGTTTGTGGTGTACGGCCTGTTTGTCGTGGTCAGCTTTGCCCTGTTGATGCGTCTTACGCCACAGGAAACCATCGATGCCATGTTGCCGGATGCAACCGGTAGCACGGTGCGCGATGATTTTACCTGGCTGCAGCGTGCCCCTTTTGCCCGCAAGGTGTTTATCGATCTTGAGGTGAGCGATCCGCAACAGCAAGCGATCCTGAAGGCGGGTGGTAAAGCATTGGCCGTGGCCCTGGAAGAGAGACTGCAGACAACGGTCACGGACGGTCCACCGATCCAACAGCAGGCCACACTGCTCAGTCATTTGAGTGAGGCGTTGCCGCGACTGGTGACGGAAGAGGATCTGCAAGTGATCGCCAAGCGTCTCGCTGATGATGCGATCATGACGGAGCGACTTGTTCAGATCAAGAGTCAGCTCATGACGCCGCAGGGGTGGTGGACCAAGGGGCAACTCCAGCGCGATCCATTGCAACTGTGGCAATTAAGCGCTGACCATCTGCGTGATTTGAATCCGTTTGCCGGTGCCGGCGGCGAACATGGCGCCTTTGTCAGTCGTGACGGTCGTCATCGTCTGCTGATGGTCGATACTACGGTGGAGATTGGCGATGTGACGGCAAGTCGCCGCCTGCTTTCGGAGATCGATACTGCAATTTTGGAGACCTTGCCGCCAGAAGTGACGGCTACCGTGGTCAGCGGACACCGCTATACCGTGGCCAATGCCGACACTGTTCAGCGAGATATCCGTGTGGTGTTCAGTGTGGCCAGTGTGGCGATTTTGCTCATTTTCATGGTGCTGTTGCGTAATGTGCGTGCGCTGTGGGTGTTTTTTCTACCGGCATCGGTGTTGGGAATCGCCGCCTTTATGGTAACGGTCTGGTTTCCACAACTGTCCGGGATCACCCTGGGCTTTGGTGCTGTGCTGTTGGGGATCACTGTTGATTTCACCCTGCATGTGTTTTTTGCTCTGCGCAGTGGTGGTGCGCCTCTCGGGGCGTTGCAGCGGTTGACACGTCCGCTGGTGGGCAGTGCCCTGACCAGCTTTATGGCGTTCAGCGTCCTGTTGTATTCGACTCTGCCGGGGCAGCGACAACTGGCGGTGTTTTCTATGACAGCCATTGCTGCAGCGTTACTGCTGGCACTGGTGGTCATGCCGCATCTGTGCGGTATTGCTTCGGGGGCCATGGCCCGATCCCGTCATGAGGCCGTCCGCCATCATCCTCGTGCCGCGTGGATCTGGCTGGTGGTTGTTATGGTCGCCGCGTTCGGCTGCAGTCGACTGACCTTTGATGGTGATCTGCGCCGTTTGAGTGTTCAGACTGCTGCGTTAAGCCATGGTGAAGCGTTGATGAAACAGGTGTGGGGCGATGTGCGAAGCCGTACCCTGATCTTTTCTCAGGGGAACACTGAACACGATGCTCTGGCTGTGAATGCACGTGTCGCCGAGCTGATTGCGTCACAACAGAGCAGCGCCTCTCTGGTGTCCCTGGCAACACTTCTGCCGACAGAGCAACACCAACAGCAGAGCCTGTTTCGCTGGCAGGATTTCTGGCAGCAGCATCAGCCGCAATGGCAGCGATTTTTCGAACTGGCGCAGCAACAGGGATTTTCAGCCACGGCGTTTGAATCGTTTGACACCGCGTTGTCGCAACCGTCGCCACTCCTCAATTTGCCGTTCTGGCAACAGGCCGGTTTGGGGACGGTAATTGAGGGTTTGCTGGTCACTGATCTTCCGCAGGGCACGGCCGTGGTCTCATTGCTCGACACCGGTAAGGCTGGAGAGGAACGTGCTCTGGAACTGGACAGCCGTCTGGAACAGATTCCCGGTGTGGTTGTTGTTGACCAGAGTCAGTTTCGTCAGCAACTCAGTGCTCAAGTCGGTCATGACTTTATCACCTTTATCTTGCGGGCGATGGCTGTTGTTGTGGTGGTGCTGGCGGTGTGGTATCGCCGACTGAGTCGAATGGTGTTGGCTTTGTTGCCGGTGCTCGGTGGCTTGGTGGTGATGTTTGGTGTTATGGGCTGGCTGGGGTTGGCGTTTAACCTGTTCAATGTGATTGCTGCAATCCTGATTATCGGATTGGGTGTGGATTACGGGATCTTTATGGTCAATCGCTGTCAGTATGGAAGTGGAATGCATACCGACAAGGCGGTGCTGGTGTCGGCTCTGACCACACTGGCGGGGTTCGGTTCACTGGCGTTGGCGCGTCATCCGGCCATGTCCTCCATGGGGCTGACTGTTTTGTTCGGCATCAGTGCTGCGGTGCTGACCGCTTTACTGGTGGTGCCGACGGTTTATGCCCACTGGTGCTCAACTTCGCCCAAGGGAGGATCGTCATGA
- a CDS encoding LolA family protein, which yields MDSRLIRLCLILMVFFPAMVVAQPLPEEMADEIRHSAAEVQTLSSQFVQEKFLSMFAETLTSNGRFYYQRPDQLRWELTEPVGSGFVLNGDHGERWHERVDGSEPFRLEDDPAMSLIAEQLFAWARADLRWLQEHYQIELIGVEPICLRLTPPEGQGRAFLDHLLIQFSDSAAYVTEVEIHEHDGDYTRIRFSHTDVNAPLTGTLFTGREGL from the coding sequence ATGGATTCGCGACTAATCCGTCTGTGTCTGATTCTGATGGTGTTTTTTCCCGCGATGGTGGTGGCACAACCCTTGCCCGAAGAGATGGCTGATGAAATCCGTCATTCGGCGGCTGAAGTGCAGACTCTGTCGAGTCAGTTTGTCCAGGAGAAATTCCTCAGCATGTTTGCTGAAACCTTGACATCTAACGGTCGTTTTTATTATCAGCGCCCCGATCAGTTACGCTGGGAATTAACTGAGCCGGTTGGTTCCGGGTTTGTTCTCAATGGCGATCACGGCGAACGCTGGCATGAGCGTGTTGATGGCAGTGAACCGTTTCGGCTTGAGGATGATCCGGCCATGAGCCTGATCGCCGAACAGCTGTTTGCCTGGGCTCGGGCTGATCTGCGTTGGCTGCAGGAGCATTATCAGATTGAGCTGATCGGTGTTGAACCGATCTGCCTGCGCCTGACACCTCCCGAAGGACAGGGGCGGGCTTTTCTCGATCATCTGCTTATTCAGTTTTCCGATTCGGCGGCCTATGTCACTGAGGTGGAAATTCATGAGCACGATGGTGATTATACGCGGATCCGTTTCAGCCACACGGATGTCAATGCGCCGTTGACCGGCACGTTGTTCACTGGTCGGGAAGGGCTGTAG
- a CDS encoding HAL/PAL/TAL family ammonia-lyase, which translates to MAEKKSVILTGNDLTVEQIIAVGVGDLKVELDEQALQRCRDSRTFLEEAVNARHIIYGVNTSFGPMCNKIIDDNEIEALQVNLIRSHAAGLGDPLKPYIGVAVMLVRLNTLVKGYSGVRIELLEFMQWMINEGIAPYIPECGSVGASGDLIHLAHLALGIIGEGNLYYHDELRPAAEVFAELGREPMRLSYKEGIALMNGTSAMTALAAFAIFGAKKLLRVSCVTGAFGIELFGGIDDAFDEDLHKIKPHPGQVEIAEIIRNLYRGSGNITLRENMHDQIRGQHQEGLVFETTINVQDVYSIRCTPQVLAPAAEMIESATRTVEVEANSSNDNPIIVPDKKKIIHGGNFHGQSIGFAMDALCISLSTLCNLSERRLNKLLDKNLNEGLPEHLIPGTLGLTMGFMGSQYLATSTTAENRQLANPVSTNSISCNASNQDVVSMGTVAARKAFKQVSNAKHILTMEVLADMQALSFRNADRLGLGTSRIYAALNDEFQIYDNSRVFHDDLVAMRKKLFSSQMFDDLSGYWS; encoded by the coding sequence ATGGCAGAAAAGAAATCAGTAATTTTAACCGGTAATGATCTGACTGTGGAACAGATTATTGCCGTTGGTGTCGGAGATCTGAAAGTCGAGCTGGATGAACAGGCGTTGCAGCGTTGTCGTGACAGCCGTACTTTCTTGGAAGAGGCGGTCAATGCTCGTCATATTATTTACGGCGTCAATACATCGTTCGGCCCCATGTGCAACAAGATTATTGATGACAACGAGATCGAAGCGCTGCAGGTCAACCTGATTCGCAGCCATGCCGCCGGTCTTGGTGATCCGCTCAAACCTTATATTGGTGTGGCAGTGATGCTCGTGCGACTCAATACGCTCGTCAAAGGCTACAGTGGCGTGCGGATTGAGCTGCTCGAGTTTATGCAGTGGATGATCAACGAAGGCATTGCCCCCTATATTCCCGAATGCGGCAGTGTTGGTGCTTCCGGTGACTTGATTCATCTGGCCCATCTGGCGCTGGGGATTATCGGTGAGGGCAACCTCTACTACCATGATGAGCTGCGTCCTGCCGCCGAAGTCTTTGCCGAACTGGGGCGCGAGCCGATGCGCTTGAGCTATAAAGAAGGCATTGCCCTGATGAACGGCACAAGCGCCATGACCGCTCTGGCAGCTTTCGCCATTTTTGGTGCCAAGAAACTGTTGCGGGTCAGTTGTGTCACCGGGGCTTTCGGCATTGAATTGTTCGGTGGTATTGACGATGCTTTCGACGAAGATCTGCACAAGATTAAACCTCATCCTGGACAGGTGGAGATTGCCGAAATCATTCGCAACCTGTATCGCGGCTCCGGGAACATCACTCTGCGCGAGAATATGCATGATCAAATTCGCGGTCAGCACCAGGAAGGACTGGTCTTCGAAACCACCATCAATGTTCAGGATGTGTATTCCATCCGCTGCACGCCTCAAGTTTTGGCCCCGGCGGCTGAGATGATTGAAAGTGCCACGCGCACCGTTGAGGTGGAAGCCAACTCCTCCAACGACAATCCGATCATTGTTCCGGACAAGAAGAAAATCATTCACGGTGGCAACTTCCACGGCCAGAGTATCGGTTTTGCCATGGATGCGTTGTGTATCAGCTTGTCAACACTGTGCAACTTGTCGGAACGGCGGCTTAATAAGCTGCTTGATAAAAACCTCAACGAAGGACTGCCTGAGCATCTGATCCCCGGCACTCTTGGCTTGACTATGGGGTTCATGGGATCGCAGTATCTGGCCACCTCGACCACGGCCGAGAATCGTCAGTTGGCCAACCCGGTGAGTACAAACTCCATCTCCTGTAACGCCTCCAATCAGGATGTTGTCAGCATGGGCACCGTGGCGGCACGCAAGGCATTCAAGCAGGTGAGCAACGCCAAGCACATCCTGACCATGGAGGTTTTGGCGGATATGCAAGCGCTGTCGTTCCGTAATGCTGATCGTCTTGGCCTGGGCACCTCACGCATTTATGCGGCTCTCAATGACGAATTTCAGATTTACGATAACAGCCGGGTGTTCCATGATGATCTGGTGGCTATGCGTAAGAAGCTGTTTTCAAGCCAGATGTTCGATGATTTAAGTGGTTATTGGTCCTGA
- a CDS encoding phenylacetate--CoA ligase family protein, which translates to MRRQKLVCIGEPVRHQDLTLSVLGERLQGQWGAEVYGTYASTEMATTFVDCNCGCGGHLPPELMAVEIVDNQGKRVAAGEAGEVVATPLQVTGMPLLRFKTGDVATLYRDPCECGRNSWRIGPVLGRKNQMLKYRGTTVYPPAIFAVLQELKEVQAFYIEVRDDYALSDQIKVVVGSSCSELTSHHIEELLAARIRVKPEVVIEDVDTVRSQTMQEDKRKPVTFFDYRTSGVGGSVV; encoded by the coding sequence GTGCGGCGTCAAAAACTGGTGTGCATTGGTGAGCCGGTGCGCCATCAGGATTTGACGTTGTCTGTTTTGGGCGAGCGTCTGCAAGGCCAGTGGGGCGCGGAAGTTTACGGGACCTATGCCAGTACCGAAATGGCCACGACCTTTGTCGATTGCAACTGTGGATGTGGCGGTCATTTGCCACCCGAGTTGATGGCGGTTGAGATCGTTGACAATCAGGGCAAGCGCGTTGCCGCTGGTGAAGCCGGTGAAGTTGTGGCCACACCACTTCAGGTAACGGGCATGCCGTTACTCCGTTTTAAGACAGGTGATGTGGCGACGCTCTACCGTGATCCCTGCGAATGTGGACGCAACAGTTGGCGGATCGGTCCGGTGTTGGGGCGTAAGAACCAGATGCTCAAGTATCGGGGGACCACGGTCTACCCCCCGGCGATCTTTGCGGTGTTGCAGGAACTCAAAGAGGTTCAGGCGTTTTATATTGAGGTTCGCGACGATTATGCGCTGTCCGATCAGATTAAAGTGGTGGTTGGCAGCAGTTGCTCAGAGCTGACGTCGCATCATATTGAGGAGCTGTTGGCGGCACGCATTCGGGTCAAGCCCGAAGTGGTGATTGAGGATGTGGATACGGTGCGGAGCCAGACTATGCAGGAAGATAAACGTAAGCCGGTGACGTTTTTTGATTATCGCACTTCTGGTGTTGGTGGAAGTGTCGTTTAA
- a CDS encoding phenylacetate--CoA ligase family protein: MLICSEQLAFAAPDVIREQQQVLLRQHVDYIAGHSRFYQRMAREHGIDLRDVRCYDDLAELPFTTKADLEQYGDEFLCVEERQVADICLTSGTTGLPVAFMQSRDDLERLSFNEQLAFTTAGLTADDRVLIAAAIDRCFMAGMAYFLGLKKIGSTVIRGGSSSVSVVAQLIERFRPNALVGVPTLFLALAEILRQKGIDPRQCGVKNWCALVSRCAIRI, translated from the coding sequence ATGCTGATTTGTAGTGAACAACTGGCGTTTGCCGCGCCTGACGTGATCCGTGAACAGCAGCAGGTGCTGTTGCGGCAACATGTGGATTATATTGCCGGCCATTCCCGTTTTTATCAACGTATGGCGCGTGAGCACGGGATTGATCTTCGCGATGTTCGTTGTTATGACGACTTGGCCGAGCTGCCGTTTACCACCAAGGCCGATCTTGAGCAATACGGTGATGAGTTTCTCTGTGTTGAAGAACGTCAGGTGGCGGATATCTGTCTGACTTCCGGTACCACCGGCTTGCCCGTAGCGTTTATGCAGAGTCGTGACGATCTCGAACGGCTGTCATTCAATGAGCAGTTGGCGTTTACTACTGCGGGATTGACAGCGGACGACAGGGTGTTGATTGCTGCCGCCATTGATCGCTGTTTTATGGCTGGAATGGCGTATTTTCTCGGCTTGAAAAAGATCGGATCCACGGTGATTCGTGGCGGGTCGAGTTCGGTTTCCGTGGTGGCGCAGTTGATTGAACGGTTTCGCCCAAACGCGTTGGTAGGTGTGCCGACGCTGTTTCTGGCCCTGGCTGAGATTTTGCGCCAAAAAGGGATCGACCCACGCCAGTGCGGCGTCAAAAACTGGTGTGCATTGGTGAGCCGGTGCGCCATCAGGATTTGA
- a CDS encoding lysophospholipid acyltransferase family protein: MNTYSLLHGIAMNVWIYSLLVLWTVLGLFLSPFQTAYLRLRHHWPVDRAVRHLIWLYGRGWLLLISPFVSFSREGVTASELPERCVFVINHLSFFDTYFMAALPHSDVTFAVRSWPFKMFWYRLFMRLANYLEVEDLSWQQTTERGKDILKNGGSVLFFPEGHRSRDGKIQRFYSGAFQLAVAAQCPVVPLCITGTDVLLPPGRKWLRPCRVKLQILAPVAVDDYQYEGGHLALKKKVKADMVDALEAMTVMQAAKVEVVSC, translated from the coding sequence ATGAACACTTATTCTCTGCTGCACGGAATCGCCATGAATGTCTGGATCTATAGCCTGCTGGTTCTGTGGACGGTACTTGGTCTATTTTTGAGTCCATTTCAGACGGCCTATCTGCGTCTGCGTCATCATTGGCCCGTTGATCGCGCTGTGCGTCACCTTATCTGGTTGTACGGGCGTGGCTGGCTGTTGCTGATCTCCCCGTTTGTGTCATTTTCTCGCGAAGGAGTGACCGCATCCGAGCTTCCTGAGCGCTGTGTGTTTGTCATCAACCATCTGTCGTTCTTTGATACCTATTTCATGGCGGCATTGCCGCACAGCGACGTTACTTTTGCCGTGCGTTCCTGGCCTTTTAAAATGTTTTGGTATCGTCTGTTCATGCGTTTGGCCAACTATCTTGAAGTGGAAGATCTCAGCTGGCAACAAACCACGGAACGTGGCAAAGATATTTTGAAAAATGGCGGTTCCGTTCTGTTCTTTCCTGAGGGCCACCGCAGTCGGGATGGGAAAATTCAACGTTTCTATTCCGGTGCCTTTCAACTTGCCGTGGCTGCTCAATGTCCCGTGGTCCCTTTATGTATTACCGGTACCGATGTGTTGCTGCCGCCAGGACGTAAATGGTTGCGTCCGTGCCGGGTTAAGTTGCAGATTCTTGCGCCGGTGGCTGTGGATGATTATCAGTATGAGGGAGGGCATCTGGCATTAAAGAAAAAAGTTAAAGCGGACATGGTCGACGCGTTGGAAGCGATGACAGTGATGCAGGCAGCCAAGGTAGAGGTGGTGTCATGCTGA
- a CDS encoding phosphopantetheine-binding protein → MTEQEIITTVNTALAEEFELDLDEMTPDVSLYEDLGLDSLDTVDMVIVLEGAFKFKIREEADVKEIRTLGDIHAFVAKKLAAES, encoded by the coding sequence ATGACTGAACAGGAAATCATCACCACGGTCAATACGGCCCTGGCGGAAGAATTTGAACTCGATCTGGATGAAATGACCCCGGATGTATCACTGTATGAGGATCTGGGACTCGACAGTCTGGATACCGTTGATATGGTCATTGTTCTTGAAGGGGCGTTCAAGTTCAAGATTCGTGAAGAAGCCGATGTCAAAGAGATCCGCACTCTGGGTGATATCCACGCGTTTGTTGCCAAGAAACTTGCTGCCGAATCCTGA